One Planktothrix tepida PCC 9214 DNA window includes the following coding sequences:
- a CDS encoding putative bifunctional diguanylate cyclase/phosphodiesterase, which translates to MPQTPACILVIDDEPELQRLIERRLKHQIEIGEFQFLFTTSGIDALDILRSTPHISMVLTDLNMPGMDGWALLEQIPKIDPLLKAVVVSAYGDIQNIRTAMNRGAFDFLTKPINFQDLILTIRKTIDIVTKSRLQKEQLEAAVENLQYLALYDKLTGLPNQNHVLECIRAAIDQRLDFAVFYLALDRFKVIRYGYGKTLAEEFLIQAVERIKSCLHTTDVLARIWKDEFVLFLPGIQSENIALERANQIHKALKLSLRGHRIIASGNTSIGIALSSFPCEQAEDFLRVADTAMHYARMQNQKNCTVFFNPEMQMAVLNRLQLESDLELGLENQEFRVYYQPIYSLDNQHLAGFEALVRWQHPSRGLIPPSEFIPLTEETGLIIPLGEWVLREACRQFSRWYKEFPEQFPLILSVNLSGLQILNSDFTSLIDNIIQSNPLEGFTLKLEITESILMENPEIVTQYMSQFQSRKIRLAIDDFGTGYSCLSYLQSLPLDTLKIDRSFISNLNLNPKSLDIIKTLITLAHSLNLDVIAEGVETEQQIAILKDLGCEYAQGYYFSPPVDANCIFRLFQKKKVY; encoded by the coding sequence ATGCCTCAAACCCCAGCTTGTATTTTAGTAATTGATGATGAACCGGAGTTACAACGGTTGATAGAAAGACGATTAAAACATCAAATTGAAATTGGAGAATTCCAGTTTTTGTTTACCACCAGTGGTATTGATGCTTTGGATATTTTGCGTTCAACTCCCCATATTTCTATGGTTTTAACCGACTTAAATATGCCGGGGATGGATGGATGGGCATTGCTCGAACAAATCCCTAAAATTGATCCGCTCCTTAAAGCCGTTGTTGTCTCAGCTTATGGCGATATTCAAAATATTAGAACGGCCATGAATCGAGGAGCTTTTGATTTTTTAACCAAACCCATTAACTTTCAAGATTTAATTTTAACCATCCGCAAAACGATTGATATTGTCACTAAAAGTCGCCTGCAAAAAGAACAACTAGAAGCTGCTGTTGAGAATTTACAATATTTGGCTCTTTATGATAAACTTACGGGGCTGCCGAATCAAAATCATGTTTTAGAATGTATTCGAGCCGCTATTGATCAACGGTTAGATTTTGCTGTCTTTTATCTAGCCTTAGATCGATTTAAAGTAATTCGATATGGTTATGGAAAGACTTTAGCTGAAGAGTTTTTAATTCAAGCAGTTGAACGGATAAAATCTTGTCTTCACACTACTGATGTATTAGCTCGAATTTGGAAAGATGAATTTGTTTTGTTTTTACCCGGTATTCAATCAGAAAATATTGCCTTAGAAAGAGCAAATCAAATTCATAAAGCTTTGAAATTATCCCTGCGAGGACACCGAATTATTGCATCAGGAAATACCAGCATTGGGATTGCATTATCAAGTTTTCCCTGTGAACAAGCAGAAGATTTTTTAAGGGTAGCAGATACAGCGATGCACTATGCTAGAATGCAGAATCAAAAAAATTGTACCGTTTTTTTTAATCCTGAAATGCAGATGGCAGTTTTAAATCGATTGCAGTTAGAATCGGATTTAGAATTAGGGTTAGAAAATCAGGAATTTCGGGTTTATTATCAACCGATTTACAGCTTAGACAATCAACATTTAGCAGGGTTTGAAGCCTTAGTTCGTTGGCAACATCCGAGTCGAGGCTTAATTCCGCCCTCAGAATTTATTCCTTTGACAGAAGAAACTGGACTGATTATTCCCTTGGGAGAATGGGTACTTCGAGAGGCTTGTCGCCAATTTAGTCGCTGGTACAAAGAATTTCCTGAACAATTTCCTTTAATACTCAGTGTTAATTTATCCGGTTTACAAATCTTGAATTCGGATTTTACTAGCTTAATTGATAATATTATTCAATCTAATCCCTTGGAAGGATTCACGTTAAAACTAGAAATTACGGAAAGCATTTTAATGGAAAATCCTGAAATTGTAACCCAATACATGAGTCAATTCCAATCCCGAAAAATTCGATTAGCAATTGATGACTTTGGAACAGGTTACTCTTGTTTATCTTACTTGCAATCTCTTCCTTTAGATACATTAAAAATTGATCGTTCTTTTATCTCAAACCTTAACTTAAATCCCAAAAGCTTAGATATTATAAAAACCTTAATTACCTTGGCTCATAGTTTAAATTTGGATGTGATTGCAGAAGGAGTAGAAACAGAACAACAAATTGCTATTTTAAAGGATTTAGGCTGTGAATATGCACAAGGGTATTATTTTTCACCGCCTGTTGATGCCAACTGTATTTTTCGGCTTTTCCAGAAAAAAAAAGTTTATTAA
- a CDS encoding sugar kinase, protein MAKQGLFVGLITLDFIYSVNTYPHKNQKIVASNYSVVAGGPATNAAVTFNSLGNQSTLLGVLGSNPLTQLIRADLQYYNVNLVDLDPTRLEAPPVSSIIVTPETGDRMVVSINATKSQVSNFSNLPQFLDNIDIILIDGHQIPMSQIIIQQAKTQKIPIILDGGSWKPGLETILPHITYAICSNAFYPPNCQTSEDVFNYLKALNIPYIAITQGEKPIEYATLKEGSGKISVPSIQAIDTLGAGDIFHGAFCHFILSQNFTTALAESAKIAAQSCQHFGTRQWIQFWEN, encoded by the coding sequence ATGGCTAAACAAGGCTTATTTGTGGGATTAATCACCCTTGATTTCATTTATTCGGTTAACACTTATCCCCATAAAAATCAAAAAATTGTGGCTTCAAATTATAGCGTTGTTGCTGGGGGGCCAGCAACCAATGCTGCTGTTACTTTTAACAGTTTAGGGAACCAATCTACCTTACTGGGAGTATTAGGTAGCAATCCTTTAACACAACTGATTCGAGCCGATTTACAATACTATAATGTTAATCTGGTAGACTTAGATCCCACTCGTTTAGAAGCACCTCCCGTCTCATCAATTATTGTGACTCCTGAAACAGGTGATCGGATGGTTGTTTCCATTAATGCGACAAAATCCCAAGTTTCCAACTTCTCAAATTTACCTCAATTTTTAGATAATATTGATATTATTTTAATCGATGGTCATCAAATTCCGATGAGTCAAATTATCATTCAGCAAGCCAAAACCCAGAAAATACCTATTATTTTAGATGGAGGCAGTTGGAAACCGGGATTAGAAACAATTTTACCCCATATCACCTATGCCATTTGTTCTAATGCTTTTTATCCTCCTAACTGCCAAACTTCCGAAGATGTTTTTAATTATCTCAAAGCCTTAAATATTCCTTATATTGCCATTACTCAAGGAGAAAAACCCATTGAATATGCTACCCTTAAAGAAGGAAGTGGGAAAATCTCGGTTCCCAGCATTCAAGCTATAGATACTTTAGGTGCAGGGGATATTTTTCATGGTGCTTTTTGCCATTTTATTCTATCCCAAAACTTTACCACCGCCTTAGCTGAATCCGCCAAAATTGCCGCCCAATCTTGTCAACATTTTGGAACTCGTCAATGGATTCAATTCTGGGAAAACTAA
- a CDS encoding cupin-like domain-containing protein, translated as MTDIQPLKITLPPLQITLNDGQKVSLQWLPQPPIHEPQQPSQPPEIVHPPQLPDGWKKWVAANKLINQSDEALIECMVKNGIDVKLAIEEVTGITNQPYFQAGQEILQKLEKLESLLQIQNQLAALSSHSNTIPRIPFLSKDEFLDQYYSQNKPVILTGLMNNWAALHRWTPEYLKEKYGNVSIQVQGNRNADPNYEINLEQHRKTMLFQDYIDWVVHAGETNDYYMVANNHTLNREEMQGLFEDMEIFPEYLNPDIKAGRTFFWFGSAGTVTPLHHDPINIFLAQVSGRKLIKMIPPQQTPFLYNTIGVFSPIDPANPDYSRYPLYRNVRSIDVILHPGEVIFLPVGWWHYVKALEISISVSFINFIFPNDYDWKNPSFGHY; from the coding sequence ATGACCGATATTCAACCCTTAAAAATTACCCTTCCCCCTTTACAAATCACCTTAAACGATGGCCAGAAAGTCAGTTTACAATGGCTTCCTCAACCTCCCATTCATGAACCCCAACAACCGTCTCAACCGCCTGAAATAGTTCACCCTCCTCAACTTCCTGATGGTTGGAAAAAATGGGTAGCCGCCAATAAATTAATTAATCAATCCGATGAGGCTTTAATTGAATGTATGGTTAAAAATGGGATTGATGTTAAGCTTGCCATTGAAGAAGTTACAGGCATCACCAATCAACCTTATTTTCAAGCCGGACAAGAAATTCTGCAAAAGTTAGAAAAACTAGAATCTCTTTTACAAATTCAAAATCAACTCGCTGCTTTATCTTCCCATTCTAACACTATTCCTCGAATTCCCTTTTTATCAAAAGATGAATTTTTAGACCAATATTATTCACAAAATAAACCTGTTATTTTAACGGGTCTGATGAACAATTGGGCAGCTTTGCACCGATGGACACCTGAATATTTAAAAGAAAAGTATGGTAATGTTAGCATTCAAGTTCAAGGAAATCGCAACGCTGATCCCAATTATGAAATTAATTTAGAACAACATCGGAAAACGATGTTATTTCAAGATTATATTGATTGGGTTGTTCATGCGGGAGAAACCAATGATTACTATATGGTGGCGAATAACCATACCTTAAACCGTGAAGAAATGCAGGGTCTCTTTGAAGATATGGAAATTTTTCCTGAATATTTAAACCCTGATATTAAAGCCGGAAGAACATTTTTTTGGTTTGGTTCAGCCGGAACTGTAACTCCTTTACATCATGATCCTATTAATATCTTTTTAGCTCAAGTTTCGGGGCGAAAACTAATTAAAATGATTCCCCCTCAACAAACCCCATTTCTTTATAATACCATTGGGGTTTTTAGTCCCATTGATCCGGCTAATCCTGATTATAGCCGTTATCCTTTATATCGAAACGTTCGTTCCATTGATGTGATTCTACACCCCGGAGAAGTGATTTTTCTTCCGGTGGGATGGTGGCATTATGTCAAAGCTTTAGAGATCAGTATTTCAGTATCTTTTATTAATTTTATATTTCCGAATGATTATGATTGGAAAAATCCTTCCTTTGGTCACTATTAA
- a CDS encoding MFS transporter yields the protein MNAFRSFDSKSQRSLLILFIAGLCFWTSLTALLPTLPLYVEFLGGTKQQIGWVMGAFALGLLPSRFWFGPLADRKSRKLVLLIGTIVAMIAPLGYLWTQSILLMLFLRAFHGISVAAFTLGYSALVADIAPVDKRGEVIGYMSLVAPIGMAIGPALGGFLQTAFGYDPIFLSSAGFAFLAFLGISQVFEPQRNQPTLTSSSTSFLEKGLWYCKMLWSPRLRIPAFVMLMVGLIFGTLVTFLPLSVKESGLSFNSGLFYSTAAIASFLVRVPTGRASDRYGRGIFITGGLICYFLAMLLLSKTTGSNIILLAALLEGMGAGIVIPMMITLITDRCLPEERGQFFSLCLTGFDVGIALAGPIFGSLAEQLGYSSIFALDAILALIAVITFAGFSNKTVHLSLKFAMGQAKDVYSLN from the coding sequence TTGAACGCTTTTCGTAGTTTTGATTCCAAGAGCCAACGGAGTTTACTGATACTATTTATCGCCGGTTTATGTTTTTGGACAAGTCTAACCGCACTGTTACCAACACTCCCTTTATACGTTGAATTTTTGGGTGGAACAAAACAACAAATTGGCTGGGTTATGGGCGCTTTTGCCTTGGGTTTATTACCCTCTCGATTTTGGTTTGGCCCCTTAGCAGATCGCAAAAGTCGTAAATTAGTCCTACTCATTGGAACGATAGTGGCGATGATCGCGCCTCTAGGATATTTATGGACACAATCAATTTTATTGATGCTGTTTTTGCGGGCATTTCATGGCATCAGTGTAGCGGCATTTACCCTCGGTTATAGTGCTTTAGTAGCTGATATTGCCCCTGTGGATAAACGGGGAGAAGTCATCGGATATATGAGTTTAGTCGCCCCAATTGGAATGGCAATTGGCCCAGCATTGGGGGGATTTTTGCAAACCGCTTTTGGCTATGACCCCATCTTTTTATCTAGTGCGGGGTTTGCGTTTTTAGCATTTCTAGGAATTTCTCAAGTCTTTGAACCCCAACGAAATCAACCGACACTAACTTCATCTTCTACTTCGTTCCTAGAAAAAGGATTATGGTACTGCAAAATGTTGTGGAGTCCCCGTCTACGAATTCCCGCATTTGTGATGTTAATGGTGGGTTTAATCTTTGGAACTTTAGTGACATTTTTACCCTTATCCGTGAAAGAATCTGGGTTAAGTTTTAATTCAGGTTTATTTTATAGTACCGCCGCGATCGCTAGTTTTTTAGTGCGGGTTCCTACAGGTCGAGCTTCTGATCGCTATGGTCGAGGTATATTTATTACAGGGGGTTTAATCTGTTATTTTTTGGCAATGTTACTCTTATCTAAAACAACAGGTAGTAACATTATTTTATTAGCTGCATTGTTAGAAGGCATGGGAGCAGGGATCGTTATTCCCATGATGATTACCTTAATTACAGATCGGTGTCTTCCAGAAGAACGAGGTCAATTTTTCTCCCTTTGTTTAACGGGTTTTGATGTCGGAATTGCCCTGGCTGGGCCTATTTTTGGAAGCCTTGCTGAACAATTAGGTTATTCGAGTATTTTTGCTTTGGATGCAATTTTAGCTTTAATAGCGGTCATCACCTTTGCAGGATTTTCTAATAAAACGGTTCACCTTTCTCTCAAATTTGCTATGGGTCAAGCCAAGGATGTTTATAGCTTAAATTAA
- a CDS encoding Uma2 family endonuclease — translation MTLSSLTLPSYNSEIHQWQTATWDDYLAYRDHPTLERVKVFYQDGYLWSEMGSEGINHASISDLLTMLFAFWFARFPVASFSSLGRCQLEKANTRASAPDHVLYIGENAPRWQAGEPRRIDLNRWRVPDLVGEVSDTTLATDLDEKKQLYAALGIPEYWVTNVKGKQVIAFRLGENGKYEEIEYSVALSGLPILLLEQTLEQLTQVDNGMAALWFYQQIANINLNSLEEQGKN, via the coding sequence ATGACTCTATCCTCATTAACACTTCCTTCATACAATTCTGAAATTCATCAATGGCAAACTGCAACTTGGGATGATTATTTAGCCTATCGAGATCATCCTACTTTAGAACGAGTTAAAGTATTTTATCAAGATGGATATTTATGGAGTGAAATGGGTTCAGAAGGAATTAATCATGCTAGTATTAGCGATTTATTAACCATGCTATTTGCCTTTTGGTTTGCTCGATTTCCCGTTGCTAGTTTTAGTTCACTCGGTCGCTGTCAACTCGAAAAAGCGAACACTCGCGCATCTGCCCCCGATCATGTTTTATATATTGGTGAAAATGCACCTCGTTGGCAAGCTGGAGAACCCCGTCGTATTGACTTAAATCGTTGGCGAGTTCCTGATTTAGTGGGAGAAGTTTCTGATACCACCTTAGCCACTGATTTAGATGAGAAAAAACAACTGTATGCCGCATTAGGAATTCCTGAATATTGGGTCACAAATGTTAAAGGGAAACAGGTGATTGCTTTTCGGTTAGGAGAAAACGGAAAATATGAAGAAATTGAATATTCTGTAGCTCTTTCGGGTTTGCCAATTCTCCTTTTAGAACAAACTTTAGAACAATTAACTCAAGTAGATAACGGCATGGCAGCCCTATGGTTTTATCAACAAATTGCCAATATTAATCTGAACTCCCTTGAGGAGCAGGGCAAAAATTAA
- a CDS encoding SDR family oxidoreductase: MLLKDKVAVISGAGSGIGQATALLLAKEGAKVATLDRTPAKSQQTVDQIKQAGGEAMMMVADISHWEQVQPSMDKIAESWGKIDIVFANAGINGVWAPLDELSPEEWKTTISINLDGTFYTLKYALPYLKKQGGSVVITSSVNGTRMFSNSGATAYASTKAAQVAFAKMTALELAKYKIRVNVICPGAITTEIDQNTEREDLEEAQEPVEFPEGEIPLTNGQPGTSEQVAQLVLFLVSDASSHITGTEVWIDGGQSLLQG; this comes from the coding sequence ATGTTATTAAAAGATAAAGTTGCTGTCATTAGTGGGGCGGGTTCAGGAATTGGTCAAGCAACAGCATTGTTATTGGCAAAAGAAGGGGCAAAAGTAGCAACCCTAGATCGCACACCTGCCAAAAGTCAACAAACCGTTGATCAAATTAAACAAGCAGGTGGAGAAGCGATGATGATGGTTGCAGATATTTCCCATTGGGAACAAGTGCAACCATCAATGGATAAAATTGCTGAAAGTTGGGGCAAAATTGATATTGTTTTTGCTAATGCGGGGATTAATGGGGTTTGGGCTCCTTTAGATGAACTTTCACCGGAAGAATGGAAAACAACCATTTCGATTAATTTAGATGGAACCTTTTATACTTTAAAATATGCCTTACCTTATTTAAAAAAACAAGGTGGGAGTGTGGTAATTACCTCTTCTGTTAACGGAACTCGAATGTTTAGTAATAGTGGCGCAACCGCTTACGCTTCTACAAAAGCGGCTCAAGTTGCCTTTGCAAAAATGACAGCGTTAGAATTAGCAAAATATAAAATTAGAGTTAATGTCATTTGTCCGGGGGCAATTACAACAGAAATTGATCAAAATACTGAACGAGAAGACTTAGAAGAAGCTCAAGAACCTGTAGAATTTCCTGAAGGTGAAATTCCCTTAACCAATGGTCAACCGGGAACCTCTGAACAAGTTGCACAACTGGTTTTATTTTTAGTCTCTGATGCCTCTAGTCATATTACCGGAACTGAAGTTTGGATTGATGGCGGACAATCTTTATTACAAGGATAA
- a CDS encoding glycoside hydrolase family 31 protein, whose product MPQYFGQLHTLDPNWSQIESVKTVEVSDRSILFKCGNVCVKISILADNLIRVRYAPSGDFLPRRSWAVTVDDSDWQPIEFKTQDIEQTTEIVTEKIKIIIQHHPFRIQCYDNNNNPFAIDAELGFAWRQGLMAVWKKIEAEEHFYGFGERTGFLDKIGEVKTNWTVDSLDYDALTDAMYQAIPMFMALRPELSYGIFLNSTYWSRFDIGVEQPGVWRMETQASELDYYIIYGPKPEQILNTYTQLTGRMPLPPRWALGYHQCRWSYESEIVVEQLAKEFRNRKIPCDVIHLDIDYMRGYRVFTWSDYRFPHPQNLIQHLSHNGFKTITIIDPGVKYEPEGHYTIFDQGLEQDYFVRKPNGQLFHGYVWPDKAVFPDFLNPQVQKWWGECHQTLTDMGIAGIWNDMNEPALDDRPFGDKGTKITFPLDCLQGPLEEQATHAETHNLYGLMMAKSCAEALVKLRPQERSFVLTRSGYAGIQRWSSVWMGDNHSIWEHLETSLPMLCNMGLSGVAFVGCDIGGFAGNATAELFARWMQMGVLYPLMRGHSALSTAQHEPWVFGEKVEQICREYLELRYRLLPYLYTLFWEATQTGAPILRPLFYHYPNDSKTYTLSDQVLLGSAILAAPIYRPGVECRAVYLPEGIWYDWWTGKSYSGSQYILAEAPLERMPLYVKAGSIIPLQPVMQYVDEKPIDCLTFKVFPGTGEGILYEDDGHSFEYVQGIYATTKYRIYQENQELILEIEPRQGQWIPPNREIIIDVVGVGEQRFQDQGQGKQLQFSLLKN is encoded by the coding sequence ATGCCTCAATACTTTGGACAATTACACACCCTCGATCCCAATTGGTCACAAATTGAATCTGTTAAAACAGTAGAAGTAAGCGATCGCTCTATACTATTTAAATGTGGGAATGTTTGTGTTAAAATTAGTATATTAGCTGATAATTTAATTCGAGTTCGTTATGCCCCATCCGGTGACTTTCTGCCCCGTCGTTCTTGGGCTGTTACGGTGGATGATTCAGACTGGCAACCTATTGAATTTAAAACTCAAGACATCGAACAAACGACAGAAATTGTTACTGAAAAAATTAAAATTATTATTCAGCATCATCCATTCCGTATTCAATGTTATGATAATAATAATAACCCTTTTGCAATTGATGCCGAATTAGGTTTTGCATGGCGACAAGGGTTAATGGCAGTTTGGAAAAAGATTGAAGCAGAAGAGCATTTTTATGGCTTTGGAGAACGCACTGGATTTTTAGATAAAATTGGAGAAGTCAAAACCAATTGGACAGTTGATTCTTTAGATTATGATGCCTTAACCGATGCCATGTATCAAGCCATTCCGATGTTTATGGCATTACGTCCTGAGTTAAGTTATGGCATTTTTTTGAATAGTACCTATTGGAGTCGCTTTGATATTGGAGTTGAACAACCCGGAGTTTGGCGCATGGAAACCCAAGCTTCAGAACTCGATTATTATATTATTTATGGCCCTAAACCTGAACAAATTTTAAATACCTATACCCAACTCACCGGACGAATGCCCTTACCTCCCCGTTGGGCTTTAGGCTATCATCAATGTCGGTGGAGTTATGAATCAGAAATTGTTGTTGAACAACTTGCAAAAGAATTTAGAAACCGCAAAATTCCCTGTGATGTCATTCATTTAGATATTGATTATATGCGAGGATATCGAGTGTTTACTTGGAGTGATTATCGCTTTCCTCATCCTCAAAACTTAATTCAACATTTAAGCCATAACGGGTTTAAAACCATCACCATTATTGACCCCGGTGTTAAATATGAACCCGAAGGACATTATACTATTTTTGATCAAGGATTAGAACAAGATTATTTTGTTAGAAAACCCAATGGTCAATTGTTTCATGGTTATGTTTGGCCGGATAAAGCGGTATTTCCTGATTTTTTAAATCCCCAAGTCCAAAAATGGTGGGGAGAATGCCATCAAACGTTAACAGATATGGGAATTGCAGGCATTTGGAACGATATGAATGAACCCGCCTTAGATGACCGTCCTTTTGGTGATAAAGGAACTAAAATTACCTTTCCATTAGATTGTTTACAAGGGCCATTAGAAGAACAAGCAACCCACGCCGAAACCCATAATTTATACGGGTTAATGATGGCTAAATCCTGTGCAGAAGCACTGGTAAAATTGCGACCGCAGGAACGATCTTTTGTATTAACACGGTCAGGATATGCGGGAATTCAACGCTGGTCATCGGTGTGGATGGGGGATAACCATTCGATTTGGGAACATTTAGAAACTTCTCTTCCCATGTTATGCAATATGGGGTTATCGGGAGTCGCTTTTGTGGGTTGTGATATTGGCGGTTTTGCGGGAAATGCAACAGCAGAATTATTCGCTCGATGGATGCAAATGGGCGTTTTATATCCCTTGATGCGAGGTCATTCTGCTTTATCAACCGCCCAACATGAACCTTGGGTATTTGGAGAAAAAGTTGAACAAATTTGTCGAGAATATTTAGAATTACGCTATCGTCTTTTACCGTATCTTTATACCTTATTTTGGGAAGCCACCCAAACGGGAGCGCCGATTCTCCGTCCCCTATTTTATCACTATCCAAATGATAGCAAAACCTATACCTTATCCGATCAAGTTTTACTCGGTTCAGCAATTTTAGCAGCACCCATTTATCGCCCCGGTGTTGAATGTCGGGCGGTGTATTTACCTGAAGGTATTTGGTATGATTGGTGGACAGGAAAATCCTATTCTGGATCACAATATATTTTAGCAGAAGCACCCTTAGAACGGATGCCTTTATATGTGAAAGCGGGTTCAATTATTCCCTTACAACCCGTGATGCAATATGTCGATGAAAAACCGATTGATTGTTTAACCTTTAAGGTTTTTCCAGGGACAGGAGAGGGGATTTTATATGAAGATGATGGTCATTCTTTTGAGTATGTTCAGGGAATTTATGCAACAACGAAATATCGAATTTATCAAGAGAATCAAGAATTAATCCTTGAAATCGAACCTCGTCAAGGACAATGGATTCCTCCTAACCGTGAGATTATCATTGATGTTGTGGGAGTCGGTGAACAGCGTTTTCAAGATCAGGGTCAGGGGAAACAATTACAGTTTAGTTTGCTCAAAAATTAG
- a CDS encoding IS5/IS1182 family transposase has product MSKLRDYLDKNPQQAKRLLGMEYEQMIELIQAAELLEEEKRQEKEKTKIRLIKAGGGRRQKLSVEEQILLTLIYLHQMPTFQMLGLQFEVSESTANDIFHNWIKILRELLPASLLEQVKKNESDWEWVEKILVEFELVVDSYEQPRERPTDNEEQKKYYSGKKKTHTFKNQVIVMPNGKEIVDVAVGYTGATSDLKLWRERSQELGNNQKYRGDKAYVGETAINTPYKKPRNQEMSAEKREENRLKAQQRIVVEHLIRLIKIYRVASERFRLKRQNYEAVILTVCGLIRWRIGAIVLPSKNCPEFF; this is encoded by the coding sequence ATGAGTAAATTAAGAGACTATCTGGACAAGAATCCCCAGCAAGCAAAAAGGCTATTAGGGATGGAATATGAACAGATGATAGAACTCATTCAAGCTGCGGAGTTATTAGAAGAAGAAAAACGACAGGAAAAAGAAAAAACTAAAATCAGGTTGATTAAAGCAGGTGGGGGTCGTCGGCAGAAATTATCTGTGGAGGAACAAATCTTACTGACTCTAATTTATCTGCATCAAATGCCGACATTTCAAATGTTAGGGTTACAGTTTGAAGTCAGTGAATCAACAGCGAATGATATTTTCCATAACTGGATAAAAATCTTGAGAGAATTACTACCAGCGAGTTTGCTAGAGCAAGTAAAAAAAAACGAGAGTGATTGGGAGTGGGTAGAAAAAATTCTGGTGGAATTTGAGTTAGTAGTAGATAGCTATGAACAGCCCAGGGAAAGACCAACAGACAATGAAGAGCAGAAAAAATATTACTCAGGAAAGAAAAAGACACATACCTTTAAAAATCAAGTCATTGTCATGCCAAATGGAAAAGAAATAGTGGATGTAGCTGTGGGTTATACCGGAGCAACAAGTGATCTGAAATTGTGGAGAGAAAGAAGCCAGGAATTGGGGAATAATCAAAAATACAGAGGGGATAAAGCTTATGTAGGAGAAACAGCAATTAATACACCGTATAAGAAACCGAGGAATCAAGAGATGTCGGCGGAAAAGCGAGAAGAAAATCGGTTAAAAGCCCAACAAAGGATTGTAGTTGAACATTTAATAAGACTGATAAAAATTTATCGAGTTGCTTCAGAAAGATTTCGGTTAAAGAGGCAAAATTATGAAGCAGTAATCTTGACAGTATGTGGATTAATAAGATGGCGAATAGGAGCGATTGTATTACCATCTAAGAATTGCCCAGAATTCTTTTGA
- a CDS encoding type II toxin-antitoxin system Phd/YefM family antitoxin has translation MPIKIRLMTDYGCYPLWWDEPDQVGDLEPESLPLSQETIQRLYHWADAFETRLNLADPSDSPEVTPEEIERFEWEGLSLWKQLDQELAPDYEVVYFSSNFHQIFTNPVKLEEKLKLNLMKFNQISWEDARENITQLCEQVVANRDIIVIHRPEGESVVLMAIEELNHLITTAH, from the coding sequence ATGCCTATAAAAATTAGACTAATGACAGATTATGGATGTTACCCCTTATGGTGGGATGAACCTGATCAAGTGGGTGATTTAGAGCCAGAATCTTTACCTTTAAGTCAAGAAACTATTCAACGTTTATATCATTGGGCTGATGCTTTTGAAACTCGATTAAACTTGGCTGATCCTTCTGATTCTCCTGAAGTTACACCGGAAGAAATAGAACGTTTTGAATGGGAAGGATTAAGTTTATGGAAACAGTTAGATCAGGAATTAGCACCTGATTATGAAGTAGTTTATTTTAGTAGTAATTTTCATCAAATTTTTACTAATCCGGTTAAATTAGAGGAAAAACTAAAGCTAAATCTGATGAAATTTAATCAAATTTCTTGGGAAGATGCTAGGGAAAATATCACTCAATTGTGTGAGCAAGTTGTGGCGAATCGAGATATTATTGTTATTCATCGTCCAGAAGGGGAAAGTGTGGTTTTAATGGCGATAGAGGAATTGAATCATTTAATAACAACTGCTCATTAG